In one window of Rhodopseudomonas palustris HaA2 DNA:
- a CDS encoding putative bifunctional diguanylate cyclase/phosphodiesterase, whose translation MSSAAPHEMSGDATESEPSASAGTASGGDLPAFAEDIDFQLLKDIVRGLPSLVTVQDHQGEFLIVNDAAAARFNRPAGPGATATPCVALEQRRADGLALLATGRGAICEERAGDGATARTFLTAHRPIEIGGRRLLLSSSLDMTEQKAIEDDLFRRAYFDELTGLPNRSVIEHRADTLLRAGGTPSRFALAFLDIDNFKHINDYYGHAVGDALLVGVAKRLGLELRETDMLSRISGDEFLLLLNPIESPAEVADHIDFLLQRLKAPFYIDGSELFASASTGISLYPEHGHTFDALRQNADIAMYRVKIATKGAAAMFDVAMEREALERMRIEQSLRQAILDRRFCCAFQPKVDIRTREIKGIEALVRLRDDDGVIQAPGTFVDLAVELGLIDELTHLVLAEIMKSIDLINDAFGTHASISINVAAKQAGNSHFMQSFAAALAATECPSRFIIEVTEDAFVTKSHFQSEILPMLREIGVGISIDDFGIGYSSLSALADITADEIKIDRSFITDIHKRPRSQGILRAIESLSEALGMTVIAEGIETFEELAYLQTMTRIRYAQGYYFAKPVFLEELKPSAQGFEGGRPRESGRQIDQARPVISRTNAGRS comes from the coding sequence GACTGCGTCCGGTGGGGATCTGCCGGCGTTTGCCGAAGACATCGACTTTCAGCTTCTGAAAGACATCGTCCGCGGGCTCCCATCCTTGGTCACGGTACAAGATCACCAGGGCGAGTTTCTGATCGTTAACGATGCCGCCGCCGCCCGCTTCAACCGGCCGGCCGGTCCAGGCGCGACCGCCACGCCCTGCGTCGCGCTCGAACAGCGCCGTGCCGACGGCTTGGCTTTGCTCGCCACCGGCCGCGGCGCGATCTGCGAGGAACGCGCCGGCGACGGCGCGACGGCGCGCACGTTCCTGACCGCGCATCGGCCGATCGAGATCGGCGGGCGCCGGCTGCTGCTGTCGAGCTCCCTCGACATGACCGAACAGAAGGCGATCGAGGACGACCTGTTTCGCCGCGCCTATTTCGACGAGTTGACGGGGCTGCCGAATCGCAGCGTGATCGAACATCGCGCCGACACCTTGCTGCGCGCCGGGGGAACGCCGAGCCGGTTCGCGCTGGCGTTCCTCGACATCGATAATTTCAAGCACATCAACGATTATTACGGCCACGCGGTCGGCGATGCATTGTTGGTCGGGGTCGCCAAACGGCTCGGCCTCGAACTGCGCGAGACCGACATGCTGTCGCGCATCAGCGGCGACGAATTCCTGCTGTTGCTGAATCCGATCGAGAGCCCGGCCGAGGTCGCCGACCACATCGATTTCCTGCTGCAGCGACTGAAGGCGCCGTTCTACATCGACGGGTCGGAATTGTTCGCTTCGGCTTCGACCGGCATCAGCCTGTATCCCGAGCACGGCCACACCTTCGACGCCTTGCGCCAGAACGCCGACATTGCGATGTACCGGGTCAAGATCGCGACGAAGGGCGCGGCCGCGATGTTCGACGTCGCGATGGAGCGCGAGGCGCTGGAACGCATGCGCATCGAGCAGTCACTGCGCCAGGCGATCCTCGACAGGCGTTTCTGCTGCGCATTCCAGCCCAAGGTCGACATCCGGACCCGCGAGATCAAGGGGATCGAGGCACTGGTCCGGCTGCGCGATGACGACGGCGTCATCCAGGCGCCAGGCACTTTCGTCGATCTGGCGGTCGAACTCGGGCTGATCGACGAACTCACCCACCTGGTCCTCGCCGAGATCATGAAATCGATCGACCTGATCAATGACGCATTCGGCACCCACGCCAGCATCAGCATCAACGTCGCGGCCAAGCAGGCCGGCAATTCCCATTTCATGCAGTCGTTTGCGGCAGCGCTCGCGGCGACCGAGTGCCCGTCGCGCTTCATCATCGAGGTGACGGAAGACGCTTTCGTCACGAAAAGTCACTTCCAGAGCGAAATTCTGCCGATGCTGCGCGAGATCGGCGTCGGCATCTCGATCGACGATTTCGGCATCGGCTACTCGTCACTGTCGGCGCTGGCGGACATCACCGCGGACGAAATCAAGATCGATCGATCCTTCATCACGGACATCCACAAGCGGCCGCGCAGCCAGGGCATCCTCAGGGCGATCGAGTCGCTGAGCGAGGCGCTCGGCATGACGGTGATTGCCGAAGGCATCGAGACCTTCGAAGAACTCGCCTATCTGCAGACTATGACCCGGATCCGCTACGCACAGGGCTATTATTTCGCAAAGCCGGTGTTCCTCGAGGAGTTGAAGCCCTCGGCGCAAGGCTTCGAGGGCGGGCGTCCACGCGAGTCAGGTCGCCAGATCGACCAGGCGCGACCGGTGATTTCGCGCACCAATGCCGGTCGCAGTTAG
- a CDS encoding c-type cytochrome produces MSHGWIRLLATILLIVAVLLVIRLHRAEGATLPEAVTAGHRLAVNWCKECHAVERNDVLSGKGPAFVRIANMPSTTELSLKVFLRSNHSDMPNLVIAPSEADEIVRYILSLKRD; encoded by the coding sequence ATGTCGCACGGCTGGATCCGTCTGCTGGCGACCATCCTTCTGATCGTCGCGGTGCTGCTGGTGATCCGGCTGCACCGCGCCGAAGGAGCGACCTTGCCGGAAGCCGTCACCGCCGGACATCGGCTGGCGGTGAACTGGTGCAAGGAATGCCACGCCGTCGAGCGCAACGACGTGCTCAGCGGCAAGGGGCCGGCATTCGTGCGCATCGCGAACATGCCGTCGACCACCGAATTGTCGCTCAAGGTGTTCCTGCGGTCGAACCACTCCGACATGCCGAATCTCGTCATCGCGCCCAGCGAGGCCGACGAGATCGTGCGCTACATCCTCAGCCTCAAGCGCGACTGA
- a CDS encoding acyl-CoA dehydrogenase family protein: MDFDDSDKVARLRAQLSDFMRFHVEPANVAWHRDVAAGRYPSALIERLKSRAFSEDLWNLFLPSLGDDDPGQRLSNLEYAPLAEIMGRIHWASEVFNCSAPDTGNMELLQLAATPEQRRQWLEPLLIGEIRSCFAMSEPDAASSDARNIRTTIARDGDDYVVNGRKWFITGAAHPNCKLAIVMGVTGDHLDPNSTERHSMLLVPMDTPGLSIVRNIPVMHYHSPEGHCELLFRDVRVPVTALLGEQGKGFRLAQDRLGPGRVHHCMRTIGQCEVALELMCERALERKAFGRHLADYANIQDWIAESRLEIDQARLLVMKAAHRMDREGNAAARVDVSAIKLVAARLQTRIVDRAMQVFGAMGLTPDTPLSYLWTWGRAMRFLDGPDEVHLRVVARAELASAKAQAGRNAHHFVPPDALLGG, from the coding sequence ATGGATTTCGACGACAGCGACAAGGTCGCACGGCTACGCGCGCAGCTCTCCGACTTCATGCGCTTTCACGTCGAACCGGCGAATGTCGCCTGGCACCGCGACGTCGCCGCAGGCCGCTATCCGTCGGCGCTGATCGAGCGGCTGAAGTCTCGCGCCTTCTCCGAGGACTTGTGGAATCTGTTTCTGCCGAGCCTCGGCGACGACGATCCCGGCCAGCGCCTGAGCAATCTCGAATACGCGCCACTGGCCGAAATCATGGGCCGGATTCACTGGGCGTCGGAAGTGTTCAACTGCAGCGCGCCCGACACCGGCAATATGGAACTGCTGCAGCTCGCCGCGACGCCGGAGCAGCGCCGGCAATGGCTGGAGCCGCTGCTGATCGGCGAGATCCGCTCCTGTTTTGCGATGAGCGAGCCCGACGCCGCCTCGTCCGACGCCCGCAACATCCGCACCACCATCGCCCGCGACGGCGACGACTACGTTGTCAACGGTCGCAAATGGTTCATCACCGGGGCCGCGCATCCGAACTGCAAGCTGGCGATCGTGATGGGCGTCACCGGCGATCACCTCGACCCGAATTCCACCGAACGGCATTCGATGCTGCTGGTGCCGATGGACACCCCCGGGCTGAGCATCGTCCGCAACATTCCGGTGATGCACTATCACTCTCCGGAAGGGCATTGCGAGCTTCTGTTCCGCGACGTCCGGGTGCCGGTCACGGCTCTGCTCGGCGAACAGGGCAAGGGCTTCCGCCTGGCGCAGGACCGGCTCGGCCCCGGCCGGGTCCATCACTGCATGCGCACGATCGGGCAGTGCGAGGTCGCGCTCGAACTGATGTGTGAGCGCGCGCTGGAACGCAAGGCGTTCGGCAGGCATCTGGCCGACTACGCCAACATCCAGGACTGGATTGCGGAGTCGCGCCTGGAAATCGATCAGGCGCGCCTGCTGGTGATGAAGGCGGCGCATCGCATGGACCGCGAAGGCAATGCGGCGGCTCGCGTCGACGTCTCGGCGATCAAGCTGGTCGCCGCACGGCTGCAGACGCGAATCGTCGACCGCGCCATGCAGGTGTTCGGCGCGATGGGTCTGACACCGGATACGCCGCTGTCCTATCTGTGGACGTGGGGACGGGCGATGCGCTTTCTCGACGGCCCGGACGAAGTGCATCTGCGCGTCGTCGCGCGGGCGGAGCTGGCGTCGGCCAAGGCCCAGGCCGGCCGCAATGCCCACCACTTCGTCCCGCCGGACGCCCTGCTCGGCGGCTGA
- a CDS encoding bifunctional diguanylate cyclase/phosphodiesterase has protein sequence MSTTSNSATGDTDASDPSERFAIGNMLNHRPVALLMGCGLLLISAIAIVTTMIVGDFRTKALQNSERELANTAMLLAHHYNRELEEFLAIQTEVVALVRQAQLDSADAFSGQMATLDTHQMLRAKAGTAPELSGLAIFNDRGNLINNSSHWPVPELSIAEHSYFQAHKAGIAPRTTVELVQNTLAGGWAIVLAQRLDNSRGEFVGVVSRSLTPAHFEYFLASVSLGGDSAISLHHSNGVLMARYPHAEDSIGLNLRSDEVARLGLFESNVTMPVTSPVDGRERLVSSYSLASLPIVVVTATTTDEALAAWRKQTRLLISAATVSALVVSVILLLIIRQLGKQHQATQARLALDKQRLNTAINNMSQGLLLFDAAQRLVVCNQRYIQMYGLSPEIVKPGCSFRDIIAHRHARGSFKGDVDEYCGRIVQAVIVEKTSAVHGSHDRSIQISSVPVPGGGWVATHEDITERIRDSEKIAYLAHYDSLTDLPNRSLFRQRLERELHPGRGSAACTLLYIDIDEFKSINDTLGHPIGDELLKQVAVRLRECVGASDFVARLGGDEFAVIATSAADSDQATALAERILQTIRAPYHCLGHHLSTDASIGIAIAPGDGEDIDQLIKNADLAMYSAKAGGRRTFRFFEPAMDAIARARRELEFDLRTAIADGGFEIHYQPIVDLRSDEITGCEALLRWRHPTRGMISPAEFIPVAEDTGLINEIGGWTLAAACAEAVQWEQNITLAVNISPVQFRQPTLALLVASVLGSTGLPAQRLELEVTEAVLIHDDDAALTTLNLLRALGVRISLDDFGTGYSSLSYLQRFPFDKIKIDRAFVENIDTTEGSTAIIEAVVNIAASRSMTTTAEGVETVRQRDILRGLGCTQMQGWLFSPAVPAAKFRMLLAERRATRAA, from the coding sequence ATGAGCACTACCTCGAACAGCGCCACCGGTGACACGGATGCGTCGGACCCGTCCGAGCGCTTCGCCATCGGAAATATGCTGAACCACCGCCCCGTGGCGCTGCTGATGGGATGCGGGCTGCTGTTGATCTCCGCGATCGCGATCGTGACGACGATGATCGTCGGCGATTTTCGCACCAAAGCCCTCCAGAACAGCGAGCGGGAGCTGGCCAATACGGCCATGCTGCTGGCGCATCACTACAATCGCGAACTGGAGGAATTCCTCGCGATCCAGACCGAGGTGGTCGCGCTGGTGAGACAGGCCCAGCTCGACTCCGCGGACGCCTTCAGCGGCCAGATGGCGACGCTGGACACCCACCAGATGCTGCGCGCCAAGGCGGGGACCGCGCCGGAACTCTCCGGCCTCGCGATCTTCAACGATCGTGGCAATTTGATCAACAATTCGTCGCATTGGCCCGTGCCCGAATTGTCGATCGCCGAACACTCTTATTTTCAGGCCCACAAGGCCGGCATCGCGCCGCGAACTACGGTTGAATTGGTGCAGAACACCCTCGCCGGCGGTTGGGCGATCGTGCTGGCGCAGCGGCTCGACAATTCGCGCGGCGAATTCGTCGGCGTCGTCAGCCGATCGCTGACGCCTGCGCATTTCGAATATTTCCTGGCGTCGGTGTCGCTCGGCGGCGATTCCGCGATCTCGCTTCATCACAGCAACGGCGTGCTGATGGCGCGCTATCCGCATGCCGAAGACAGCATCGGGCTCAATCTGCGCTCGGACGAGGTGGCCCGACTCGGACTGTTCGAATCGAACGTGACCATGCCCGTGACGAGCCCGGTCGACGGTCGGGAGCGGCTGGTGTCCTCGTACTCGCTCGCGAGCTTGCCGATTGTCGTCGTCACCGCCACCACCACGGACGAGGCGCTGGCGGCGTGGCGCAAACAGACGCGGCTGCTGATTTCGGCCGCCACCGTCTCGGCGCTGGTGGTGTCGGTCATTCTGCTGCTGATCATCAGGCAACTCGGCAAGCAGCACCAAGCGACACAAGCGAGGCTGGCGCTGGACAAGCAACGCCTCAACACGGCGATCAACAACATGTCTCAGGGCCTGCTGCTGTTCGACGCAGCGCAGCGCCTGGTCGTGTGCAATCAGCGCTACATTCAGATGTACGGACTGTCGCCGGAGATCGTCAAGCCGGGCTGCAGCTTCCGCGACATCATCGCTCACCGGCATGCACGGGGGTCGTTCAAGGGCGATGTCGACGAGTATTGCGGTCGCATCGTCCAGGCCGTGATCGTCGAAAAGACCTCGGCGGTGCACGGCTCCCACGACCGCTCGATCCAGATTTCGAGCGTGCCGGTTCCGGGCGGCGGCTGGGTCGCGACGCATGAAGACATCACCGAGCGAATTCGCGACAGCGAGAAGATCGCCTATCTTGCGCACTACGACAGCCTGACCGATCTGCCCAACCGCAGCCTGTTCCGGCAGCGGCTGGAGCGCGAGTTGCACCCCGGCAGGGGCAGTGCGGCGTGCACGCTGCTCTATATCGACATCGACGAGTTCAAGAGCATCAACGACACGCTCGGCCATCCGATCGGCGACGAACTGCTGAAGCAGGTCGCCGTCCGGCTGCGCGAATGCGTCGGCGCCAGCGACTTCGTCGCCCGGCTCGGGGGCGATGAATTCGCGGTGATCGCGACCAGCGCCGCCGACAGCGATCAGGCCACCGCGCTGGCCGAGCGCATTCTGCAGACGATCCGCGCGCCGTACCACTGCCTCGGCCATCATCTGTCGACCGACGCCTCGATCGGCATAGCGATCGCGCCCGGCGATGGGGAGGATATCGACCAGCTCATCAAGAACGCCGATCTGGCGATGTACAGTGCCAAGGCGGGAGGCCGGCGCACTTTTCGATTCTTCGAGCCGGCGATGGACGCGATTGCGCGGGCGCGTCGTGAACTCGAATTCGATCTGCGCACCGCAATCGCCGACGGCGGCTTCGAGATTCACTATCAGCCGATCGTCGACCTGCGGAGCGACGAGATCACCGGCTGCGAGGCGCTGCTGCGCTGGCGACATCCGACCCGTGGTATGATCTCACCGGCCGAATTCATCCCGGTCGCGGAAGACACCGGTTTGATCAATGAGATCGGCGGCTGGACCCTCGCCGCTGCGTGCGCCGAGGCGGTGCAGTGGGAGCAGAACATCACGCTGGCCGTCAATATTTCGCCGGTGCAGTTCCGGCAACCGACGCTCGCGCTCCTGGTGGCCTCGGTACTGGGGTCGACCGGATTGCCCGCGCAGCGACTCGAACTCGAAGTCACCGAGGCGGTGCTGATCCACGACGACGATGCGGCGCTGACGACGCTGAATCTGCTTCGCGCGCTGGGGGTGCGGATCTCGCTCGACGATTTCGGAACCGGCTACTCGTCGCTCAGCTACCTGCAGCGCTTCCCGTTCGACAAGATCAAGATCGACCGCGCCTTCGTCGAGAATATCGACACCACCGAAGGATCGACCGCGATCATCGAGGCCGTCGTCAACATCGCGGCGTCGCGCAGCATGACGACCACCGCGGAAGGCGTCGAGACCGTACGGCAGCGCGATATCCTGCGCGGGCTCGGCTGCACCCAGATGCAGGGCTGGTTGTTCAGCCCGGCCGTGCCCGCGGCGAAATTCAGGATGTTGCTCGCCGAGCGCCGCGCCACCAGGGCCGCCTGA
- the kdpF gene encoding K(+)-transporting ATPase subunit F — protein MSFDYVLAASVSAALLIYLVTALLRPERF, from the coding sequence ATGTCGTTCGACTATGTTCTCGCCGCATCGGTCAGCGCCGCGCTGCTGATCTATCTCGTCACCGCGCTGTTGCGCCCCGAACGCTTCTAG
- the kdpA gene encoding potassium-transporting ATPase subunit KdpA → MTLIGWTQIALFCAIIVALTPLLGAYLTHVFDGQTTPLSFVLRPVETGLYRLAGVDPQREQHWLTYTLAMLLFHAAGFVLLYLLLRLQAVLPLNPAEQGAVAPDLALNTAVSFLTNTNWQNYGGESTLSYLTQMFGLTVQNFLSAATGIVLAVALIRGFARASAKTIGNFWVDVTRCTLYVLLPICIVFTLFLVWQGVPQTLGPSIDATTLEGGRQTIALGPVGSQVAIKMLGTNGGGFFNANAAHPLENPTALSNFLQMLSIFALGAALTNVFGRMVGDQRQGWAILAAMGVLFIAGVAVCYWAEANGTQILQAAGLAGGNMEGKEVRFGIAASALFAAITTAASCGAVNAMHDSFTALGGMIPIINMELGEIVIGGVGAGLYGMLLFVIITIFLAGLMVGRTPEYVGKKIEAREVKMAMLAILILPLLMLGFTAIAVVYPPAVASMANAGPHGFSEVLYAFTSQAANNGSAFGGLTGNTPFYNLAGSIAMFLGRFWMIIPAMAIAGSLAGKKSVAATAGTFPTSGPLFVGLLVGVILIVGGLTFFPALAVGPIVEHLAMLNGTAY, encoded by the coding sequence ATGACACTGATTGGATGGACCCAGATCGCGCTGTTCTGCGCGATCATCGTCGCGCTGACGCCGTTGCTCGGCGCCTATCTCACCCACGTTTTCGACGGCCAGACCACGCCGCTGTCGTTCGTGCTCAGGCCGGTCGAAACCGGTCTGTACCGCCTCGCCGGCGTCGACCCGCAGCGCGAGCAGCACTGGCTGACCTATACGTTGGCGATGCTGCTGTTTCACGCCGCCGGCTTCGTGCTGCTGTATTTGCTGCTGCGGCTGCAGGCGGTGCTGCCACTGAACCCGGCGGAGCAAGGCGCGGTGGCACCGGATCTCGCGCTCAACACGGCGGTCTCGTTCCTCACCAACACCAACTGGCAGAACTACGGCGGCGAGAGCACGCTGTCGTATCTCACCCAGATGTTCGGGCTGACGGTGCAGAACTTCCTGTCCGCCGCCACCGGCATCGTGCTGGCGGTGGCGCTGATCCGCGGCTTCGCCCGCGCCTCGGCGAAGACCATCGGCAATTTCTGGGTCGACGTCACCCGCTGCACGCTCTACGTGCTGCTGCCGATCTGCATCGTCTTCACCCTCTTTCTGGTCTGGCAGGGTGTGCCGCAGACGCTGGGGCCGTCTATCGACGCGACCACGCTCGAAGGCGGCAGGCAGACGATCGCGCTCGGGCCGGTGGGCTCCCAGGTCGCGATCAAGATGCTCGGCACCAATGGCGGCGGCTTCTTCAACGCCAACGCCGCGCATCCGCTCGAGAACCCGACCGCGCTGTCGAACTTCCTGCAGATGCTGTCGATCTTCGCGCTCGGCGCGGCACTCACCAATGTGTTCGGCCGGATGGTCGGCGATCAGCGCCAGGGCTGGGCGATCCTGGCCGCGATGGGCGTTCTGTTCATCGCCGGCGTCGCGGTCTGCTACTGGGCCGAAGCCAACGGCACGCAGATCCTGCAGGCGGCCGGTCTTGCCGGTGGAAACATGGAAGGCAAGGAGGTCCGCTTCGGCATCGCCGCCTCGGCGCTGTTCGCGGCGATCACCACCGCGGCCTCGTGCGGCGCCGTCAACGCGATGCACGACAGCTTCACCGCGCTCGGCGGCATGATCCCGATCATCAACATGGAGCTCGGCGAAATCGTGATCGGCGGCGTCGGCGCCGGACTCTACGGCATGCTGCTGTTCGTGATCATCACGATCTTTCTTGCCGGACTGATGGTCGGCCGCACGCCGGAATATGTCGGCAAGAAGATCGAGGCGCGCGAGGTCAAGATGGCGATGCTCGCGATCCTGATCCTGCCGCTGTTGATGCTCGGCTTCACCGCGATCGCCGTGGTGTATCCGCCGGCGGTGGCGTCGATGGCCAATGCCGGGCCGCACGGCTTCTCGGAAGTGCTCTACGCCTTCACCTCGCAGGCCGCCAACAACGGCTCGGCGTTCGGCGGCCTGACCGGCAACACGCCGTTCTACAATCTCGCCGGCTCGATCGCGATGTTCCTCGGGCGGTTCTGGATGATCATCCCGGCGATGGCCATCGCCGGCTCGCTGGCGGGCAAGAAATCGGTCGCCGCCACGGCAGGCACCTTCCCGACCAGCGGCCCGTTGTTCGTCGGGCTACTCGTCGGCGTCATTCTGATCGTCGGTGGCCTCACCTTCTTTCCGGCGCTCGCCGTCGGCCCCATCGTCGAGCATCTCGCGATGCTGAACGGCACCGCCTACTAA
- the kdpB gene encoding potassium-transporting ATPase subunit KdpB produces MQAKLRKRTAASAMLDPAILLPAIGHAFVKLDPRTLIKNPVMFVLEVVTVLTTILTIRNIVAGNGSLGFDLQITIWLWFTILFANFAEAVAEGRGKAQADTLRQTRASTVAKRLLMPDNHELYEGVAAEHLKVGDLVLCEAGDTIPGDGDIIEGIASVNEAAVTGESAPVIRESGGDRSAVTGGTNVISDRIVVKITAAAGSSFLDRMIGLVEGAERQKTPNEIALNILLVGLTIIFVFATVTIPSFATYAGGSISVIVLVALFVTLIPTTIGALLSAIGIAGMDRLVRFNVLAMSGRAVEAAGDIDTLLLDKTGTITFGNRLASEIIPVPGVSDTEAAEAALLASQADETAEGRSIVTLAQEKHGLANVAVPGAASFIAFSAMTRLSGVDLDGRNLRKGAVDSILKFVRDESGADIAEPPAFRAAVDRIARAGGTPLGLAEGGRLLGVIHLKDVVKPDVKERFAALRRMGIKTVMITGDNPVTAASIASEAGVDDFIAQATPEDKLRYIRSEQANGRLIAMCGDGTNDAPALAQADVGVAMQSGTQAAREAGNMVDLDSDPTKLIEVVEIGKQLLMTRGALTTFSIANDVAKYFAIIPAMFVAFYPQLGALNVMGLSTPQSAILSAIVFNALIIIALIPLALKGVTYRPVGAAALLRRNLLIYGLGGLVLPFIGIKVIDLAVTALHLA; encoded by the coding sequence ATGCAAGCGAAACTCCGCAAACGGACCGCCGCCTCGGCCATGCTCGATCCGGCGATCCTGCTCCCCGCGATCGGTCACGCCTTCGTCAAGCTCGATCCGCGGACCCTGATCAAGAACCCGGTGATGTTCGTCCTCGAAGTCGTCACAGTGCTCACGACGATCCTGACGATCCGCAACATCGTTGCCGGCAACGGCAGTCTCGGCTTCGACCTTCAGATCACCATCTGGCTGTGGTTCACGATCTTGTTCGCCAATTTCGCCGAAGCCGTCGCCGAAGGCCGCGGCAAGGCGCAGGCCGACACCCTGCGCCAGACCCGGGCCTCCACGGTCGCCAAGCGGCTGCTGATGCCGGACAATCACGAGCTCTACGAGGGCGTCGCCGCCGAACATCTCAAGGTCGGCGACCTGGTGCTGTGCGAGGCAGGCGACACCATCCCGGGCGACGGCGACATCATCGAAGGCATCGCCTCGGTCAACGAGGCCGCAGTGACCGGCGAATCCGCCCCGGTGATCCGCGAATCCGGCGGCGACCGCTCTGCGGTCACCGGCGGCACCAATGTGATCTCGGACCGCATCGTCGTGAAGATCACCGCGGCGGCCGGTTCGTCGTTTCTCGACCGCATGATCGGACTGGTCGAAGGCGCCGAGCGCCAGAAGACGCCGAACGAGATCGCCCTCAACATCCTGCTGGTCGGCCTCACCATCATCTTCGTGTTCGCCACCGTGACCATTCCGAGTTTCGCGACCTACGCCGGCGGCTCGATCTCGGTGATCGTGCTGGTGGCGCTGTTCGTGACGCTGATCCCGACCACGATCGGCGCGCTGCTGTCGGCGATCGGCATCGCCGGCATGGACCGGCTGGTGCGCTTCAATGTGCTGGCGATGTCCGGTCGCGCGGTGGAGGCCGCCGGCGACATCGATACGCTGCTGCTCGACAAGACCGGCACCATCACCTTCGGCAATCGCCTGGCCTCGGAAATCATCCCGGTGCCGGGCGTCAGCGACACCGAGGCGGCGGAGGCCGCGCTGCTGGCGAGCCAGGCCGATGAGACCGCGGAAGGCCGCTCGATCGTGACGCTGGCGCAAGAGAAGCACGGCCTCGCCAACGTTGCGGTGCCCGGCGCCGCGAGTTTCATCGCGTTCTCGGCGATGACGCGGCTGTCCGGCGTCGATCTCGACGGGCGCAACCTGCGCAAGGGTGCGGTCGATTCGATCCTGAAATTCGTCCGCGACGAATCCGGCGCCGATATCGCCGAGCCGCCGGCGTTCCGCGCGGCGGTCGACCGCATCGCCCGCGCCGGCGGAACACCGCTTGGACTGGCGGAAGGCGGTCGGCTGCTCGGCGTCATCCACCTCAAGGACGTGGTCAAGCCGGACGTCAAGGAGCGCTTCGCGGCGCTGCGCCGGATGGGGATCAAGACGGTGATGATCACCGGCGACAATCCGGTCACCGCGGCCTCGATCGCCTCGGAAGCCGGCGTCGACGACTTCATCGCGCAGGCCACCCCCGAGGACAAGCTGCGCTACATCCGCAGCGAGCAGGCCAACGGCCGGCTGATCGCGATGTGCGGCGACGGCACCAACGACGCCCCCGCACTGGCGCAAGCCGACGTCGGCGTGGCGATGCAGAGCGGCACCCAGGCGGCGCGCGAGGCCGGCAACATGGTGGACCTCGACTCCGACCCGACCAAGCTGATCGAGGTGGTGGAGATCGGAAAACAGCTTCTGATGACGCGCGGTGCGCTGACCACCTTTTCGATCGCCAACGACGTCGCCAAATATTTCGCCATCATCCCGGCGATGTTCGTGGCGTTCTACCCGCAACTCGGCGCGCTCAACGTGATGGGGCTGTCGACGCCGCAGAGCGCGATCCTGTCGGCGATCGTGTTCAACGCGCTGATCATCATCGCGCTGATCCCCCTGGCCCTGAAGGGCGTGACCTATCGCCCCGTCGGCGCGGCGGCGCTGCTGCGGCGCAATCTGCTGATCTACGGCCTCGGCGGCCTGGTGCTGCCGTTCATCGGAATCAAGGTCATCGATCTCGCGGTGACCGCCCTGCATCTCGCCTGA
- a CDS encoding K(+)-transporting ATPase subunit C: protein MLKEIRPAIVSFAALACLTGLIYPLAMTGIAQVAFPTQANGSLITQNNQVIGSALIGQSFTEPKYFHGRPSATTAPDPQDPAKSVPAPYNAANSMGSNLGPTSKALADRLASDMAALKQENPGAAVPVDLVTTSGSGLDPDVSPEAALFQVPRVAKARNLPEARVRALVESQATGRDLGVLGEPRVNVLKLNLALDKMQAQNQPGS from the coding sequence ATGTTGAAAGAAATCCGTCCCGCGATCGTGTCGTTCGCAGCGCTCGCCTGCCTCACCGGCCTGATCTATCCGCTGGCGATGACCGGCATCGCGCAGGTCGCCTTCCCGACCCAGGCCAATGGCAGCCTGATCACGCAGAACAACCAGGTGATCGGCTCCGCGCTGATCGGCCAATCGTTCACCGAGCCCAAGTACTTCCACGGCCGGCCGTCTGCGACCACCGCGCCGGATCCGCAGGATCCGGCCAAGTCGGTACCTGCCCCCTACAATGCCGCCAACTCGATGGGCTCCAATCTCGGCCCGACCAGCAAGGCGCTCGCCGACCGGCTTGCGAGCGACATGGCGGCGCTCAAGCAGGAAAATCCCGGCGCGGCGGTCCCGGTCGATCTCGTGACCACCTCCGGCAGCGGCCTCGATCCCGACGTCTCGCCGGAGGCGGCGCTGTTCCAGGTGCCGCGCGTCGCCAAAGCCCGCAATCTGCCCGAAGCCAGGGTGCGCGCCCTGGTGGAAAGCCAGGCCACCGGCCGCGATCTCGGCGTCCTCGGCGAGCCGCGCGTCAACGTACTGAAATTAAACCTGGCCCTCGATAAGATGCAGGCACAGAACCAGCCGGGCTCCTGA